A region from the Triticum urartu cultivar G1812 chromosome 1, Tu2.1, whole genome shotgun sequence genome encodes:
- the LOC125510865 gene encoding serine/threonine-protein kinase BSK2 — MGCFQSKPAGKPLPPDADAALPPDDPADPEAANGADGAGADGDDKDGAKRAVPVFREFGLAELRAATKGFSADLIVSESGEKAPNVVYRGRLDGGRLIAVKRFSRLSWPDPQQFLAEAAGVGKVRHKRLVNLIGCCAEGDERLLVAEYMPNDTLSKHLFHWDKQPLPWEMRLRVAHYIAQALDHCNAENRKIYHDLNAYRVLFDEEGDPRLSSFGLMKNSRDGKSYSTNLAYTPPEFLRTGRVIAESVIYSYGTVLLDLLSGKHIPPSHALDLIRGKNILLLMDSSLEGQYANEDASKLVDLASKCLQFEARDRPNIKYLLSSVGPLQKQKEVASHVLMGITKTASVLPTILSPLGKACAGMDLTAVHDILLKTGYKDDEGAENELSFQEWTQQVQEMLNTKKFGDIAFRDKDFKTAIDYYSKLVGMMSVPSATVFARRSFSYLMNGQSELALRDAMQAQVCMPEWPTAFYLQALALSKLGMETDAQDMLNDGATFEAKKQNSWRG; from the exons ATGGGGTGCTTCCAGTCCAAGCCGGCGGGGAAGCCGCTGCCGCCCGACGCCGACGCCGCCCTCCCGCCCGACGACCCCGCAGATCCCG AGGCGGCGAACGGGGCGGACGGGGCGGGCGCGGACGGCGACGACAAGGACGGGGCGAAGCGGGCGGTGCCGGTCTTCAGGGAGTTCGGGCTCGCCGAGCTGCGGGCCGCCACCAAGGGCTTCAGCGCCGACCTCATCGTCTCCGAGAGCGGCGAGAAGGCGCCCAACGTCGTCTACCGGGGCCGCCTCGACGGCGGCCGCCTCATCGCCGTCAAGCGCTTCTCCCGCCTCTCCTGGCCCGACCCGCAGCAGTTCCTC GCGGAAGCGGCCGGCGTGGGGAAGGTGCGGCACAAGCGCCTCGTCAACCTCATTGGCTGCTGCGCCGAGGGTGACGAGAGGCTGCTCGTCGCGGAGTACATGCCCAACGACACATTGTCCAAGCACCTCTTCCACT GGGATAAGCAGCCGTTGCCATGGGAAATGCGGTTGAGGGTTGCACATTACATTGCACAAGCTCTCGATCATTGCAATGCAGAGAACAGGAAAATCTATCATGACTTGAATGCCTACAGAGTACTTTTTGATGAG GAAGGTGATCCTCGCTTGTCAAGTTTTGGACTAATGAAGAACAGCCGCGACGGAAAAAGTTATAGCACTAACCTGGCTTACACTCCGCCAGAGTTCCTACGAACGG GCAGAGTCATCGCTGAGAGTGTGATATATAGCTACGGAACAGTTCTGTTGGATCTTTTGAGTGGGAAACACATTCCTCCTAGTCAT GCACTTGATTTGATAAGGGGAAAGAACATACTGCTATTGATGGATTCCTCCTTAGAAGGGCAATATGCTAATGAAGATGCTTCAAAATTAGTTGATCTTGCATCAAAATGCTTGCAGTTTGAAGCTAGGGACAGACCCAATATAAAGTATTTATTGTCCTCTGTTGGGCCTCTTCAGAAGCAAAAGGAG GTGGCATCGCATGTGTTGATGGGCATTACAAAAACCGCGTCGGTCTTACCAACTATTCTTTCTCCACTTGGAAAGGCATGTGCCGGAATGGACCTTACAGCAGTACATGATATATTGCTCAAAACAGGTTACAAAGACGATGAAGGTGCAGAAAATGAG TTGTCCTTTCAAGAATGGACTCagcaagtgcaagagatgctgAACACAAAGAAGTTTGGTGATATTGCATTTCGAGATAAGGATTTCAAGACTGCAATTGACTACTATTCAAAG CTAGTTGGAATGATGTCAGTACCTTCAGCTACAGTTTTCGCCAGGCGGAGTTTTTCCTACCTGATGAACGGTCAGTCGGAGCTTGCGCTACGTGACGCAATGCAGGCCCAGGTCTGCATGCCCGAATGGCCTACTGCATTCTACCTCCAAGCCCTAGCTCTCTCAAAGCTTGGAATGGAAACCGATGCACAGGACATGCTCAACGACGGAGCCACCTTTGAGGCCAAGAAGCAAAACAGCTGGCGTGGTTAG